Within Desulfitobacterium chlororespirans DSM 11544, the genomic segment CAAATACGGCAACCTCACTTTAAAATGGGGAGTCATTGGCTCTATGGAAATGATGGAGTGGCTCCATACTGTAGCCTCAACCAATACCGCGGGGCCCACAGGGATTGCCCGCAAAAATCTGGTCATTAAAATCCTCGATGATACCGGTGCGGACGGCCCCGCCTGGGAGATCATCAATGCCTGGCCCTCCCATTACAGCGGACCCAGTCTGAATGCCCTTGGTTCTGAAGTGGCGGTGGAAACCCTGGAAATTGTCCATGAAGGGATCATACGCATCGATGGCGGAGCCATCGACTCGGCTGCTCCATCGACAGTTTAATCCAGGTACTTAAGCACATTTGAATTCTAAAAACTTATAATGACGTTTAAAGGCTGTTCTGCCAGGCAAAATCCCGGCAGGACAGCCTGAGCAAACAATGAAGATAGGCGGTGCGGTCATGGCTTTTCAGACTGAATATGAATTCGAACTTCCCCGCGGCTATATGGATCCTTCCGGAGAAATCCATAAAAAGGGGTCCATGAGGCTGGCCACGGCAGCCGATGAGATCCTGCCCATGCGAGATCCCCGTGTCCAGCAGAATCCAGGTTATTTGACCGTCATTTTATTGTCCCGGGTTATCACCCGTTTAGGAACACTGAATTCCATCAATACCAAAACCATTGAAGGTTTGTTTACCATCGATATGGCTTTTCTGCAGGATTTATATCAACGGATCAATATGTCCGATGTGCCCTCTTATAAGGTGCAGTGCCCTAAATGCGAAAACACCTTTGAGGTTCCGTTGGATTTTTTGGGAGAGTAGAGCTCTCCCTTTATCCGGAAGGGAAGCTCTATGAAGAAGCTTCATTTTTGGGATATTATCTTCACTGGTCTCACGATCAGATTATGGAGCTGGATCACAAAGAACGCCGCCGCTGGTGTATGGAGGTTTCCAAGATCAATAAGAAGCTCAGCAATAAACCGGATAATCCTTTTGAGAAAATCTAAGCTAAGGGCAGGATGTTGATAGATATGGCTCGTAAGCGGTTAAACCCCATGGACATCAATGAATATTATCAAACGATGGGTGCACGTCCTGAATCGGATCTTTGGGAAATGCCCTTTTACAACACTCCCAATCATAAGCCCATTACCGGTCCCGCACGTCCGGCGACCGTCAACAGCGGCAATTTTAGTGCACCTGCCTATAATTATCAGGGTAACCCCATCTTAAGCAATAAAGATGTCCCGGCCGGTCCAGCCGGCAGCCCGGTGTATCAGATTCAGGTGATACGTCCCGGAACCAGGCCGGAACAGCAGTTTAAGCCTCCCGTATATAATGACTCTTCGGGAAAACCGGTGCTCAACGATAACCTTCAGGATAGCGCAGGCAATGGCGTATATCGTCCGTCCCAGCTTAAA encodes:
- a CDS encoding phage tail protein, with the protein product MPEIRYPFKNFRFKVEFDGVESAGFSEVSGADISVDVVEYREGNEIRTTPRKLAGLTKYGNLTLKWGVIGSMEMMEWLHTVASTNTAGPTGIARKNLVIKILDDTGADGPAWEIINAWPSHYSGPSLNALGSEVAVETLEIVHEGIIRIDGGAIDSAAPSTV